AGTGCGCGTTCGGGTGGGTGATGACGACGGATGATCGACGGGCGGTGACGAGTGGTGAACGGTCGGCCCACGCCCCGTCGTTCCGACCGGACCGATCCGTTCGGGTGAACTTCGCCGCGTTCACAGCCGCTTGACCCCCTTGATGCGCCCGGCCCGCGCCATCCGGGCCCGGGCCGCCTTCACCCGCAGGCCGTTGCGCTGGCTGCCGATCCTCAGGCCGGTGCCGCCGGCGAGCCAGCCGGAGGAGATGTCCGTGGCCTTGGCGGCGGCCGACGTGGACTCGGCCAGCGGATCGTTCTCCGCACGCCGGGCCAGGGCCATCACCCCAGGCACCACGAACGGGGCGAGCAGCAGGTCGTACAGAGCGGCCGTGAACAACAGGCTGCCCAGGCCCACATGGCGGGCGGCGGTGTCGCCGACGAGGGCGCCGACACCGGCGTACAACAGGGTCGAGCCGACCGCGGCGGCGACCACCACGACCATCGGGCCGGTGGCGGACTTCAGCTGGCCCGTCTCCGGCTTCACCAGGCCGGCGAGATAGCCGATGACGCACAGCACGAGGGCGTACCGCCCGGCGGCGTGGTCGGCGGGCGGGGCCAGGTCGGCGAGCAGGCCCGCGGCGAAGCCGACGAGGGCGCCGCCGACATGCCCGTACACCAGCGCGAGGCCGAGGACGGTCAGCAGCATCAGGTCGGGCACCGCGCCCGGCAGATGGAGGCGGGCGAGGACGCTCACCTGGATCACCAGG
This genomic stretch from Streptomyces sp. Go-475 harbors:
- the mreD gene encoding rod shape-determining protein MreD, translating into MRVNRILLSSALVVVALVIQVSVLARLHLPGAVPDLMLLTVLGLALVYGHVGGALVGFAAGLLADLAPPADHAAGRYALVLCVIGYLAGLVKPETGQLKSATGPMVVVVAAAVGSTLLYAGVGALVGDTAARHVGLGSLLFTAALYDLLLAPFVVPGVMALARRAENDPLAESTSAAAKATDISSGWLAGGTGLRIGSQRNGLRVKAARARMARAGRIKGVKRL